A region of Carassius auratus strain Wakin chromosome 41, ASM336829v1, whole genome shotgun sequence DNA encodes the following proteins:
- the LOC113059663 gene encoding synapse differentiation-inducing gene protein 1-like, which yields MEQDLSLLMVVRMEALVQLHPQVLNQHNEPVVIVQPSANMRHDPPADPVPDYMCYSTFTMLCCCLFLGIAALHFSRATRTANAVGQRRKAARNSQTALILNHVNVLVGIIVIGAYLLNTFYLSA from the exons ATGGAACAGGATTTATCTCTACTAATGGTGGTAAGGATGGAAGCCCTCGTGCAGCTCCATCCCCAGGTCCTGAATCAACACAACGAGCCTGTGGTCATTGTTCAACCCTCTGCTAACATGAGGCACGATCCACCTGCTGACCCTGTGCCGGATTATATGTGTTACTCCACATTTACCATGCTGTGCTGCTGCCTCTTTCTGGGAATTGCAGCTCTTCATTTCTCTAGAGcg ACTCGCACTGCTAACGCTGTTGGACAGAGGAGAAAAGCAGCGAGAAACTCTCAAACTGCACTCATCCTGAACCATGTCAATGTTTTAGTTGGCATCATCGTGATTGGAGCATATCTCCTCAACACATTTTACCTATCAGCCTAA
- the LOC113059254 gene encoding FXYD domain-containing ion transport regulator 3-like isoform X1, which produces MMKTLALVSLTFLSLVLAEDQQTTEDNPFYFDYHRLRVGGLVLAAILCLIGITILLSGHCRCKFSQDKRRRTGSNAQAMLSDTARASEC; this is translated from the exons ATGATGAAGACTTTGGCACTAGTTTCCTTGACAT TTTTGTCCCTTGTGTTGGCAGAAGATCAGCAGACAA CAGAGGATAACCCCTTCTATTTTG ATTACCACAGACTTCGGGTCGGAGGTCTGGTCTTGGCAGCAATTCTGTGTTTGATTGGCATCACTATTCTCCTAA GTGGCCACTGCAGATGCAAATTCAGTCAGGATAAGAG GAGGAGGACGGGAAGTAACGCTCAAGCAATGCTCAGCGACACAG CAAGGGCCAGTGAATGCTGA
- the LOC113059254 gene encoding FXYD domain-containing ion transport regulator 3-like isoform X2 — protein MMKTLALVSLTFLSLVLAEDQQTKDNPFYFDYHRLRVGGLVLAAILCLIGITILLSGHCRCKFSQDKRRRTGSNAQAMLSDTARASEC, from the exons ATGATGAAGACTTTGGCACTAGTTTCCTTGACAT TTTTGTCCCTTGTGTTGGCAGAAGATCAGCAGACAA AGGATAACCCCTTCTATTTTG ATTACCACAGACTTCGGGTCGGAGGTCTGGTCTTGGCAGCAATTCTGTGTTTGATTGGCATCACTATTCTCCTAA GTGGCCACTGCAGATGCAAATTCAGTCAGGATAAGAG GAGGAGGACGGGAAGTAACGCTCAAGCAATGCTCAGCGACACAG CAAGGGCCAGTGAATGCTGA